Proteins co-encoded in one Nonlabens agnitus genomic window:
- a CDS encoding ABC transporter ATP-binding protein, with the protein MIEIKDLHKSYKTGSNSLHVLKGINFSVKEGELVSIMGSSGSGKSTLLNILGMLDEADEGSYTLDGTPIKNLNEKIAARYRNKFLGFIFQSFNLIGYKNAIDNVALPLYYQKISRKEREEKAMHYLEKVGLAEWADHLPNQLSGGQKQRVAIARALASDPKVLLADEPTGALDTKTSYEVMDLIQGINEEGRTILVVTHEPDIAQMTKRIVNLKDGRIIDDTMVDQVKALAHV; encoded by the coding sequence ATGATTGAAATCAAAGACCTCCATAAGTCCTACAAAACAGGTAGTAACTCGCTACACGTACTCAAGGGAATCAATTTTAGCGTTAAAGAAGGTGAGTTGGTCTCCATCATGGGGTCTTCAGGATCTGGTAAATCAACACTGTTAAATATTCTGGGAATGCTGGATGAGGCAGATGAAGGCAGCTACACACTAGACGGTACACCCATCAAAAACCTTAACGAAAAGATCGCAGCGCGTTACCGCAACAAATTCTTGGGCTTCATATTTCAATCCTTCAATTTGATTGGCTACAAAAATGCAATCGATAACGTTGCTTTACCGCTATATTACCAAAAGATCTCTCGTAAAGAACGAGAAGAAAAGGCCATGCATTATCTGGAAAAAGTAGGCCTTGCAGAATGGGCAGACCATCTACCTAACCAACTTTCTGGTGGACAAAAGCAACGTGTTGCCATCGCCCGAGCACTGGCTAGTGACCCCAAAGTACTACTCGCAGATGAACCTACTGGTGCCCTTGATACCAAAACCTCTTATGAAGTTATGGATTTGATCCAAGGAATCAATGAAGAAGGTCGTACGATTCTAGTCGTTACCCACGAGCCAGATATTGCTCAAATGACAAAGCGCATCGTGAACCTTAAAGACGGTCGCATCATTGACGACACTATGGTGGATCAAGTAAAAGCCTTGGCTCATGTTTAG
- a CDS encoding DUF420 domain-containing protein: protein MLEKRGPAIIIAISIIVPLVVVVLMFMPERYNFLGVESGLFPLFHAILNGSTAILLITGLTLIKSGNRKAHRAVMTTAFVLSAIFLVSYVISKISNEPVAYPEDAPLRMVYLFILITHIVLSGIILPLVLYTMYFAWNKRFERHKKIARWTFPIWLYIAITGVLVYVFMQPYY, encoded by the coding sequence ATGTTAGAAAAACGTGGCCCAGCGATCATTATCGCAATTTCAATCATCGTACCGCTAGTTGTGGTCGTGCTCATGTTCATGCCAGAACGTTACAACTTTCTAGGAGTAGAATCTGGACTGTTCCCATTGTTCCACGCCATTTTAAATGGTAGTACCGCAATTTTGCTCATCACGGGTCTGACCCTTATCAAATCAGGCAATCGCAAGGCGCACCGTGCCGTGATGACAACAGCTTTTGTATTGAGCGCGATTTTTCTCGTGAGCTATGTCATCTCAAAAATAAGCAATGAACCTGTTGCCTATCCAGAAGATGCACCGTTGCGCATGGTGTATCTGTTTATCTTGATCACGCACATAGTATTATCAGGTATCATCTTGCCACTCGTATTATATACCATGTATTTTGCATGGAACAAGCGATTTGAACGACACAAGAAAATAGCACGTTGGACCTTTCCTATTTGGCTATACATTGCCATTACCGGTGTTTTGGTTTACGTGTTTATGCAACCTTATTATTAA
- a CDS encoding SCO family protein, translating into MSKENNTPYYIGLGIIILIFGYFAVTNIIDYVQKDKVVDSNRSEDRDPVADKFLYKFNKVPDFEFINQNGDTITNETLLGKVYIIDFFFTTCPTICTPMSRNLSIVTEKLAKYDDYRSISISIDPENDTPAVLKEYAARYNANDSIWYFLTGDKAATYQLAREGFSSFVAESDDPAIRFEHSGNFALVDQEGYIRSRKDAFGNWIKVYSGIEENGFPAMIKEITEDAETLLNK; encoded by the coding sequence ATGAGTAAAGAAAACAATACGCCTTATTATATAGGACTTGGGATCATTATTTTGATCTTCGGTTATTTTGCCGTTACCAACATTATAGATTACGTCCAGAAGGATAAAGTCGTGGACAGCAACCGCAGCGAGGACCGTGACCCAGTCGCAGACAAATTTCTATACAAGTTCAATAAGGTTCCAGACTTTGAGTTTATCAATCAAAATGGAGATACTATTACCAATGAAACACTCTTAGGTAAGGTATATATTATTGATTTTTTCTTTACTACTTGTCCCACTATATGCACTCCTATGAGTCGTAACCTATCGATCGTTACAGAGAAGCTCGCCAAGTATGATGATTATAGATCTATTTCTATAAGTATAGATCCAGAAAACGATACTCCAGCAGTTTTGAAAGAGTACGCCGCGCGCTATAATGCTAATGATTCGATCTGGTATTTTTTGACAGGAGATAAGGCAGCGACCTATCAGCTTGCTCGAGAAGGATTCAGCTCCTTTGTTGCGGAAAGCGACGATCCAGCCATACGGTTTGAGCACAGCGGTAACTTTGCACTTGTAGATCAGGAAGGTTATATAAGATCCCGTAAGGATGCTTTTGGTAATTGGATCAAAGTATATAGCGGTATTGAAGAAAATGGCTTTCCTGCCATGATCAAGGAGATTACAGAAGACGCAGAAACCCTTTTGAATAAATAA
- a CDS encoding membrane or secreted protein, which translates to MSAKKDTYDIKKTNPFAKYFVLVVLFALPLVAYLFFLGGKHHFDTLPVMNESVGSLENFRTLEGDRVQLQDSVSVITLLGSNPYTRLGYVSNINEKIYKEFHEFDTFQMISIIPQDGVADIEEMRSQMRGTTDIEDWHFVTATDQQIKDFYASLDSGLELNEDLSSNYAFIFDKNGALRGREADDKDPALYGYDTESIAALQKTMIDDMRVLLAEYRFAFKKNRDDQIKDDE; encoded by the coding sequence ATGTCAGCAAAAAAGGACACTTACGATATCAAGAAAACGAATCCGTTTGCCAAGTATTTTGTCTTGGTGGTATTGTTTGCGCTACCATTGGTAGCTTACTTATTCTTTTTGGGAGGAAAGCATCATTTTGATACGCTTCCTGTAATGAATGAATCTGTTGGTTCATTAGAGAATTTTAGAACCTTGGAAGGTGATAGAGTCCAGCTTCAAGATAGTGTTAGTGTCATCACGTTGTTAGGAAGTAATCCTTATACCAGGTTGGGATACGTTTCGAATATTAATGAGAAGATCTATAAGGAGTTTCACGAGTTTGACACCTTTCAAATGATTTCTATCATACCACAAGATGGTGTTGCAGATATTGAAGAGATGCGTTCCCAGATGCGCGGCACTACAGACATTGAAGACTGGCATTTTGTAACGGCAACGGACCAACAAATCAAGGACTTTTATGCATCCTTAGATTCTGGGCTAGAGCTTAATGAAGATCTTTCATCCAACTACGCTTTTATCTTTGATAAAAATGGCGCATTGCGCGGTCGTGAGGCAGATGATAAAGATCCAGCACTTTACGGATACGATACAGAAAGCATCGCAGCATTACAAAAAACAATGATCGATGATATGCGAGTGCTGCTGGCAGAATATAGATTTGCCTTCAAGAAAAATCGCGACGATCAAATAAAGGACGATGAGTAA
- a CDS encoding cytochrome C oxidase subunit IV family protein, translating to MADHASHAEHNEHKLAIFRGRLKFKNNVQKIWGVLIFLSIVTTVEVALGYIKPDFLNGQFLALKYLNWIFIILTLVKAYYITWDFMHMRDEVSGLRRAVVWTGVFLIIYLIAILLVEGDYIYEVYKNAAVSFDF from the coding sequence ATGGCAGATCACGCATCACACGCAGAACATAACGAACATAAACTGGCAATCTTTAGAGGTAGATTGAAGTTTAAGAATAATGTGCAGAAAATTTGGGGAGTCCTAATATTTCTTTCCATTGTGACCACGGTAGAAGTAGCTTTAGGATACATCAAGCCTGACTTTTTGAACGGTCAATTTTTAGCTTTGAAATACTTGAATTGGATATTTATCATCCTGACTTTAGTAAAAGCCTATTACATCACTTGGGACTTTATGCACATGAGAGATGAGGTAAGCGGCTTGCGTCGTGCCGTTGTCTGGACAGGAGTTTTCCTTATCATTTATTTGATAGCGATCCTACTGGTAGAAGGTGATTATATATATGAAGTTTATAAGAACGCCGCTGTAAGTTTTGACTTCTAG
- a CDS encoding cytochrome c oxidase subunit 3 → METTVAATGTEGQKWGGGTRPLNASYGKMMMWFFILSDALTFSGFLAAYGFSRFKFIEEWPIADEVFNHFPFMHGVDAPMFYVALMTFILIGSSVTMVLAVDAGHHMNRKKVAFYLLLTIIGGLIFVGSQAWEWKNFIAGEYGAVKTKGGKILQFVDAQGERVALEEFVSVGPREVTPYGKSEGIWYESSGYENASYTLAEVQQGFAARPDLLIRTQQIIVNEETGASEKTILSREESEFKLENQAVGVVEGANLTENEYGAPLFADFFFFITGFHGFHVFSGVIFNLIIFFNVLLGTYERRGSYEMVEKVGLYWHFVDLVWVFVFTFFYLV, encoded by the coding sequence ATGGAAACGACAGTAGCTGCTACTGGTACAGAAGGCCAAAAATGGGGTGGCGGCACACGACCACTCAACGCGAGTTATGGAAAGATGATGATGTGGTTCTTCATCCTGTCTGATGCACTTACCTTTTCTGGATTTCTAGCCGCATATGGTTTTTCCAGATTTAAGTTTATCGAGGAATGGCCTATCGCAGATGAGGTATTCAACCACTTCCCATTCATGCATGGTGTAGACGCACCTATGTTCTATGTGGCATTGATGACGTTTATCCTTATCGGTTCGTCTGTAACTATGGTGCTTGCCGTAGATGCAGGACATCACATGAACCGTAAGAAAGTGGCCTTTTATTTATTATTGACCATTATAGGTGGTTTGATTTTCGTTGGCTCACAAGCTTGGGAATGGAAAAACTTCATCGCTGGTGAGTATGGTGCAGTAAAAACAAAAGGAGGAAAAATTCTTCAGTTTGTTGACGCTCAAGGCGAAAGAGTAGCTCTCGAAGAGTTCGTAAGTGTTGGACCTAGAGAAGTGACCCCTTATGGTAAGAGTGAAGGAATCTGGTATGAGTCATCTGGATATGAGAATGCCAGCTATACACTTGCCGAAGTACAACAAGGATTTGCCGCACGTCCAGATCTATTGATCCGCACGCAGCAAATCATTGTAAATGAAGAAACTGGGGCGTCAGAAAAGACTATTTTATCTAGAGAAGAATCTGAATTCAAACTAGAAAATCAAGCTGTAGGTGTTGTAGAAGGTGCTAATTTGACCGAAAACGAATACGGTGCGCCGTTGTTTGCAGATTTCTTTTTCTTTATCACAGGCTTTCACGGCTTCCACGTTTTCTCTGGAGTTATATTCAACCTCATTATTTTCTTCAATGTTTTGTTGGGAACCTATGAGCGCAGAGGTAGCTATGAGATGGTAGAAAAGGTCGGTTTATATTGGCACTTTGTAGACCTTGTATGGGTATTTGTATTTACATTCTTCTACCTCGTTTAA
- a CDS encoding cytochrome c oxidase subunit 3: MTDVTELPIEQKLARSKKQMMWFAIASLVMMFAGLTSAYVVSSSRRDWVDIDMPSEFFYSTGVILLSSLTLWLAKNLIKKDNKSAAMIFTIVTFVLGTTFVVMQFMGFNSIIEMGYRFTGAASNVNASFIYVIVVAHLAHIVAGLICLLVMTIQTIRGKYTSESLLGFELGSMFWHFVDVLWIYLLLFLVFAKDIF; the protein is encoded by the coding sequence ATGACAGACGTAACGGAATTACCCATTGAGCAAAAGTTAGCTCGATCCAAAAAACAGATGATGTGGTTTGCCATAGCAAGTCTTGTTATGATGTTTGCGGGATTGACGAGTGCTTATGTGGTAAGTAGTAGTAGAAGAGACTGGGTTGATATTGATATGCCGTCGGAGTTTTTCTATAGTACAGGTGTAATTTTATTAAGTAGCTTGACCCTGTGGTTGGCTAAAAATCTCATTAAAAAGGACAATAAAAGTGCTGCGATGATTTTTACCATCGTGACTTTTGTCCTGGGAACCACATTTGTGGTCATGCAGTTCATGGGATTCAACTCCATTATCGAGATGGGTTACCGCTTTACAGGCGCGGCAAGTAATGTAAATGCGTCTTTTATCTATGTGATTGTAGTCGCGCACCTGGCACACATTGTAGCTGGATTGATATGCCTACTGGTAATGACCATCCAGACCATAAGAGGTAAATATACCAGTGAGAGCTTGTTAGGTTTTGAGTTGGGATCCATGTTTTGGCATTTTGTAGATGTACTTTGGATCTATTTACTATTGTTTTTAGTTTTTGCTAAAGATATTTTTTAG
- the cyoE gene encoding heme o synthase has product MLANYVEITKPRLSIVVVFSSIAGYFLGAVTYDWLTIVLLCIGGYFLVGSSNVFNQIIERDRDALMKRTMNRPIPTGRIAVNHAWIFGLTMALTGVYLLYLINWPTAFFGALSIILYAAVYTPLKTRTPLCVFVGAFPGAIPYMLGWVAASGSFGIEPGTLFMLQFFWQFPHFWAIGWMLESDYKAGGFKMLPTGGADRGTAIQIILYTIWTIAVSLIPAFGVTGSLYMTIWSAAIILLLGLWFLYYSVKLFRERTNAVARKLMLVSVSYITLIQIIYVVDKFLR; this is encoded by the coding sequence ATGCTGGCAAACTATGTGGAAATCACAAAGCCACGCTTGTCTATAGTCGTGGTGTTTTCTTCCATTGCTGGGTACTTTTTAGGCGCCGTGACCTATGACTGGTTGACGATTGTCTTACTTTGTATAGGCGGCTACTTTCTAGTAGGATCTTCAAATGTTTTTAATCAAATCATTGAACGTGATCGTGATGCGCTCATGAAACGCACCATGAACCGACCTATTCCCACGGGTCGTATCGCTGTGAATCATGCCTGGATTTTTGGGTTGACCATGGCGCTTACGGGCGTTTACTTATTGTATTTGATCAATTGGCCTACGGCATTTTTTGGCGCGCTTAGTATCATTCTTTATGCTGCTGTGTATACACCGTTAAAGACTAGAACACCGCTTTGTGTCTTTGTGGGCGCATTTCCTGGTGCGATTCCCTACATGCTGGGTTGGGTGGCTGCGAGCGGCAGCTTCGGCATTGAGCCTGGAACTTTGTTTATGTTGCAGTTTTTCTGGCAATTTCCGCACTTCTGGGCGATAGGATGGATGCTTGAGAGCGACTACAAAGCAGGTGGTTTTAAAATGTTGCCTACCGGCGGCGCAGACCGTGGAACGGCGATACAAATTATTTTATATACCATCTGGACCATCGCGGTATCGTTGATACCAGCCTTTGGTGTGACAGGTTCTTTATATATGACGATATGGAGTGCAGCGATCATTTTGCTGCTGGGACTTTGGTTTCTATACTATTCGGTCAAATTGTTTAGAGAACGAACTAATGCGGTCGCACGCAAGCTGATGCTGGTGAGTGTGAGCTATATAACTTTAATACAGATCATCTACGTAGTAGATAAATTTTTAAGATAA
- a CDS encoding leucine--tRNA ligase, which translates to MLLYDHKEIEKKWQNYWAQNGTFHAQNHSDKPKFYALDMFPYPSGAGLHVGHPLGYIASDIVSRYKRHTGFNVLHPMGYDSFGLPAEQYAIQTGQHPAITTKENIARYREQMDRIGFSFDWSREVKTSDPSYYKYTQEIFILLFESWYDNDLNKARPIEELVARFRESGTTSINAATDEDLKQFTAAEWNSYTDQEQQKILLDYRLTFLADTEVNWCPALGTVLANDEIVNGVSERGGHPVVRKKMRQWMMRISAFAERLLNDLEDLDWSESIKEIQRNWIGKSIGSMVSFKLEGNFPFRGNTAGNGAKIDVFTTRPDTIYGVTFMTLAPEHELVDIITTPEQKEAVEAYKKATAARSERERMADVKTISGVFTGSYATHPLSGEKIPVWIGDYVLAGYGTGAVMAVPCGDERDHAFANFFAGQNGMPEIKNIFKDVDVSEEAYAAKDDTKLTNSDFLNGMSYASGAMAAAIDKLEEVGAGKGKTNYRLRDAVFSRQRYWGEPFPVYYKDGLPQMIDRKHLPLELPEVDEYLPTEDGAPPLGRATTWSWCTKENKVVSNDDDRDCVYPLELNTMPGWAGSSWYMFRYMDANNENEMFSKEAQEYWQNVDLYIGGSEHATGHLLYSRFWVKLLHDLGKVTVNEPFQKMINQGMILGEGNFISKIVLARTAFAGKSGYSSKQIEYFNELAARLPDAYVSFKMLMDNNGNSPSFNELIEKYKLEDFKNFLEEIDDEIIHPSLLSTAINDVRIDISLVKDYELNFQKLDKARPELASGYFLKEKDGTFRVSGEVEKMSKSKYNVVNPDDICDQYGADTLRLYEMFLGPLEQAKPWNTAGITGVYGFMKKLWKLYHDENGFNVSDEKASPDSMKTLHKTIKKTREDIENFSFNTSVSSFMIAVNELTAQKCNHREVLEPLAILVSPYAPHIAEELWSLLGHNESISKAPFPVFEEKYLVESSKTYPISFNGKMKFTLDLPVDISKDDLEKMVLENEKVQEQLEGKVVRKTIIVPGKIVNFVVG; encoded by the coding sequence ATGCTACTGTACGACCACAAGGAAATTGAGAAGAAATGGCAAAACTATTGGGCTCAAAACGGCACGTTCCACGCTCAAAACCACTCTGACAAGCCTAAATTCTATGCGCTGGATATGTTCCCATATCCCAGTGGCGCTGGACTGCACGTGGGTCACCCATTGGGTTACATTGCGAGTGACATCGTCTCCAGATACAAGCGCCACACAGGCTTCAATGTCCTGCATCCCATGGGTTATGACAGCTTTGGCTTGCCGGCAGAACAGTACGCGATCCAGACCGGACAGCATCCAGCCATCACGACTAAGGAAAACATTGCGAGATACCGCGAGCAGATGGACCGCATCGGTTTCAGTTTTGATTGGTCGCGCGAGGTCAAGACCAGTGATCCCAGCTATTACAAGTACACCCAAGAGATTTTTATCCTGTTGTTTGAGAGCTGGTACGATAACGATTTGAATAAGGCACGTCCTATTGAAGAATTGGTAGCTCGCTTTCGCGAAAGCGGAACAACCTCCATCAATGCTGCAACAGACGAAGATCTGAAACAATTCACAGCTGCCGAATGGAACTCGTACACCGATCAGGAGCAACAAAAAATCCTACTCGATTATCGCCTGACATTCCTGGCTGATACCGAAGTGAACTGGTGTCCAGCACTGGGAACCGTGCTGGCAAATGATGAGATTGTCAATGGTGTGAGCGAGCGTGGTGGCCATCCTGTGGTGCGCAAGAAAATGCGCCAATGGATGATGAGAATTAGTGCGTTTGCAGAGCGTTTATTGAACGACCTGGAAGACCTGGACTGGAGTGAATCCATCAAAGAAATACAACGCAACTGGATTGGAAAATCCATTGGTTCCATGGTTTCTTTCAAACTTGAAGGGAACTTTCCCTTTAGGGGAAATACCGCAGGCAATGGGGCTAAAATTGATGTATTTACAACTCGTCCAGACACCATTTATGGAGTTACGTTTATGACGCTAGCACCAGAACATGAACTGGTTGACATCATCACAACCCCAGAACAAAAAGAAGCGGTCGAGGCCTACAAAAAAGCCACCGCAGCACGATCAGAGCGCGAGCGTATGGCAGATGTGAAGACGATTTCTGGAGTATTTACGGGTTCTTATGCCACGCATCCATTAAGCGGTGAAAAAATACCGGTCTGGATAGGTGATTATGTTTTGGCAGGATATGGGACTGGAGCTGTTATGGCCGTACCATGTGGTGATGAGCGCGACCATGCGTTTGCCAATTTCTTTGCCGGTCAAAACGGAATGCCCGAAATCAAAAACATTTTCAAAGATGTAGATGTAAGCGAGGAAGCTTATGCCGCTAAAGACGATACCAAACTCACCAACAGCGATTTCCTTAACGGAATGAGCTATGCTTCTGGTGCGATGGCAGCTGCTATTGACAAATTGGAAGAAGTCGGTGCTGGAAAAGGAAAAACCAATTATAGATTACGCGATGCGGTGTTCTCCAGACAACGCTATTGGGGCGAGCCGTTCCCAGTATATTATAAGGACGGTTTGCCACAAATGATCGACCGCAAGCATTTGCCGCTGGAATTACCAGAAGTTGACGAATACCTACCTACTGAAGATGGTGCGCCACCACTTGGTCGTGCGACCACTTGGAGCTGGTGTACCAAAGAAAACAAAGTGGTTTCCAATGATGACGATCGCGACTGCGTGTATCCGTTAGAATTGAATACTATGCCGGGTTGGGCAGGAAGTTCTTGGTACATGTTTAGGTACATGGATGCCAATAACGAGAACGAAATGTTCTCTAAAGAAGCACAGGAATACTGGCAAAACGTCGATCTATACATAGGCGGTAGCGAGCACGCTACGGGCCATTTGTTGTATAGTAGATTTTGGGTAAAGTTGCTGCACGATTTAGGAAAAGTCACAGTCAACGAGCCGTTCCAAAAGATGATCAATCAAGGGATGATACTTGGGGAAGGAAATTTTATATCCAAAATCGTGCTAGCCAGAACGGCTTTTGCTGGGAAATCAGGATACTCTTCGAAACAAATTGAATATTTCAATGAATTGGCTGCTAGGCTACCAGATGCTTACGTAAGCTTTAAAATGTTAATGGATAATAATGGTAACAGCCCTTCATTCAACGAGCTCATTGAAAAATATAAACTAGAAGACTTCAAAAACTTTCTTGAAGAAATAGATGATGAGATAATTCATCCGAGTTTATTGTCAACAGCTATCAACGATGTCAGAATTGATATATCCTTAGTTAAGGATTATGAATTAAATTTTCAAAAACTAGATAAGGCTAGACCAGAATTAGCTTCTGGTTATTTTCTTAAAGAAAAAGATGGAACATTTAGAGTTTCTGGTGAAGTAGAAAAAATGTCCAAGTCCAAATACAACGTTGTGAACCCAGACGACATCTGTGATCAATATGGAGCAGATACCTTGCGTTTGTATGAGATGTTCTTAGGTCCGCTGGAGCAGGCCAAACCGTGGAACACGGCAGGAATCACAGGGGTTTACGGTTTTATGAAAAAACTGTGGAAGCTCTATCATGATGAGAATGGGTTTAATGTTTCTGACGAGAAAGCATCGCCAGACAGCATGAAAACACTGCATAAGACCATCAAGAAAACCCGCGAGGATATTGAGAACTTCTCGTTCAATACCAGCGTGAGCAGCTTTATGATCGCAGTGAACGAATTGACCGCTCAAAAATGCAACCACCGCGAGGTGCTGGAACCACTAGCGATACTGGTTTCACCTTACGCACCGCACATTGCCGAGGAACTATGGTCATTGTTGGGACATAACGAATCCATCAGCAAGGCGCCGTTCCCAGTTTTTGAGGAGAAATATTTAGTCGAGAGCAGTAAGACCTATCCTATTTCGTTTAACGGTAAGATGAAATTCACGCTGGATCTACCGGTTGACATCTCTAAAGACGATCTAGAAAAAATGGTATTGGAAAACGAAAAAGTCCAAGAGCAGTTGGAAGGAAAAGTGGTACGCAAGACCATCATCGTTCCCGGTAAGATTGTGAATTTTGTGGTAGGATAA
- a CDS encoding cell division protein FtsX: MASSSSYQKRRLFSSYFWVVISVFLVLFMLGLQGFFLLNSQKLADYFREQVPMSIYFKDSAKDVEMQQLEKSLQMADYTKSAVFVSSEEGAKQTMEDLGENFVAKLDGFNPIPNSIDVRLNASFVDDSQIQQIADDLAAKDFVQEVSYDKPLVSLLNENVKRISFWMLIVSGVFIFIAFLLINSSIRLSIYAKRFTIKTMQMVGATKGFIRKPFILTSIKLGIIGALLALVALGAVVYWMDGYVPELEILQNYKMLAILFVGVLVFGVLISLISTFFATTRYLNLRADELYY; the protein is encoded by the coding sequence ATGGCATCCTCTTCTTCCTATCAAAAACGCCGCTTGTTCAGCTCCTATTTTTGGGTCGTGATCAGTGTTTTCTTGGTACTTTTTATGTTGGGCCTGCAAGGATTTTTCTTGCTGAATAGCCAGAAGTTGGCCGATTACTTCCGCGAGCAGGTGCCTATGTCCATCTATTTTAAGGATAGCGCCAAGGATGTAGAGATGCAACAACTGGAGAAATCCCTGCAAATGGCAGACTATACCAAGAGTGCTGTTTTCGTCAGCAGTGAAGAAGGCGCAAAACAAACCATGGAAGATCTGGGCGAGAATTTTGTGGCAAAACTGGATGGTTTTAACCCTATTCCCAATTCCATCGACGTGCGTTTGAACGCTAGCTTTGTGGATGATAGCCAGATCCAACAAATCGCTGATGATCTTGCCGCTAAGGATTTTGTGCAGGAAGTGAGTTATGACAAGCCGCTGGTTTCTTTGCTTAACGAGAATGTGAAGCGCATCTCTTTCTGGATGTTGATCGTGAGTGGTGTTTTTATTTTTATCGCATTTTTATTAATCAACAGCTCCATCAGGTTATCGATTTATGCCAAGCGTTTTACCATCAAAACCATGCAAATGGTAGGTGCGACCAAAGGTTTTATACGCAAACCTTTTATCCTGACCAGCATCAAACTGGGCATTATAGGTGCGTTGCTGGCACTGGTAGCGCTGGGCGCCGTGGTCTACTGGATGGATGGTTATGTGCCAGAACTGGAGATTTTACAGAACTATAAAATGCTGGCGATCTTGTTTGTGGGCGTTTTGGTTTTTGGTGTATTGATCAGTTTGATCAGTACCTTTTTTGCAACGACCAGATATTTGAATTTGAGAGCGGATGAGTTGTATTATTGA
- a CDS encoding DUF3098 domain-containing protein yields MSKKVKKNEPVQNNEPDYVKPVFGFVFKKKNYTWMIIGLAVIALGFILMIGGGSDDPAVFNPGIFHWRRIRLAPALVIIGFGIQVYAILLDPDK; encoded by the coding sequence ATGAGTAAAAAAGTCAAAAAGAACGAACCTGTCCAAAACAACGAGCCTGATTATGTCAAGCCGGTTTTTGGTTTTGTGTTCAAGAAGAAAAATTACACATGGATGATCATAGGTCTTGCCGTGATCGCGCTTGGATTTATATTAATGATAGGCGGTGGCAGTGATGATCCTGCTGTTTTCAATCCAGGTATCTTTCACTGGCGACGTATACGACTGGCGCCAGCGCTAGTGATTATTGGGTTTGGGATACAAGTTTATGCGATCCTTTTAGATCCTGACAAATAA
- a CDS encoding undecaprenyl-diphosphate phosphatase, producing the protein MEAIDAMILGVIQGLTEFLPVSSSGHLELGKAILGDSSVPEESLMFTVVLHFATALSTIVVFRKDILKLLKGVFSFQWNEETQFAAKIVLSMIPAVFVGLLFEEELESLFGGNVLLVGFMLIVTGLLLFLAGRAKNTGKAVTWKDAVIIGVAQAIAILPGVSRSGATISTSVLLGNDRTKAARFSFLMVVPLILGKIAKDVMSGDLNYESSASLPLLFGFIAAFITGLIACTWMISLVKKAKLHYFSYYCFAVGIIAIIAGSLAA; encoded by the coding sequence ATGGAGGCTATTGATGCGATGATCCTAGGAGTTATTCAAGGATTAACGGAATTTCTACCGGTTTCTTCCAGCGGCCATTTAGAATTAGGCAAAGCCATTCTAGGCGATAGCTCGGTTCCTGAAGAAAGTCTGATGTTTACGGTGGTGCTGCACTTTGCGACCGCATTGAGTACGATTGTAGTTTTTAGAAAAGACATTCTAAAATTGCTGAAAGGTGTTTTCTCCTTTCAGTGGAATGAGGAAACCCAGTTTGCCGCAAAAATCGTGCTGTCGATGATTCCAGCAGTTTTCGTCGGTTTATTATTTGAAGAAGAGTTGGAGTCGCTTTTTGGCGGTAACGTCTTGCTGGTGGGCTTTATGCTAATCGTGACAGGTTTGCTACTGTTTCTTGCTGGCCGAGCAAAAAACACGGGCAAAGCCGTGACCTGGAAAGATGCTGTTATTATAGGTGTGGCTCAGGCGATTGCTATTTTGCCAGGCGTTTCACGTAGTGGTGCCACCATTTCTACATCGGTATTATTAGGAAACGATCGTACCAAAGCAGCTCGATTTTCATTTTTGATGGTAGTACCGTTGATCTTGGGTAAAATTGCCAAAGACGTGATGAGCGGCGACCTCAATTATGAAAGCAGCGCCAGCTTGCCATTGCTTTTTGGATTTATTGCGGCGTTTATCACTGGTTTGATCGCATGTACCTGGATGATCTCTTTAGTCAAGAAGGCTAAGCTGCACTACTTCTCCTATTATTGTTTTGCAGTAGGTATTATAGCCATCATCGCCGGTAGCCTAGCTGCCTAA